The following proteins are co-located in the Sphingorhabdus lutea genome:
- a CDS encoding co-chaperone GroES: MTFRPLHDRVLVRRVEAEEKTAGGIIIPDSAQEKPQEGEIVSVGTGTKSEDGKVTPLDVKAGDRVLFGKWSGTEIKVGGEDLIIMKESDILGILG, translated from the coding sequence ATGACATTTCGTCCATTGCATGACCGCGTTCTTGTTCGCCGTGTAGAAGCAGAAGAAAAGACCGCTGGTGGAATCATTATCCCTGATAGTGCGCAGGAAAAGCCACAAGAAGGTGAAATTGTTTCCGTTGGAACAGGCACAAAATCAGAAGACGGCAAAGTCACGCCGCTTGATGTAAAGGCCGGCGACCGCGTGTTATTTGGTAAATGGTCAGGCACCGAAATTAAAGTCGGTGGTGAAGACCTTATCATCATGAAAGAAAGCGATATTTTGGGGATTTTGGGATAA
- a CDS encoding putative DNA-binding domain-containing protein, with protein sequence MDNPPNFKYILDNIVNSINLGPNSIDERLYKGPIDRVFLGLMAHANTINHARLVALEETFPMTRTAMGEDNFNQISRKYIELPHIRICHNGDIGHGFADYLQEEGQDIAIIDLAKIEWAWLKSYHAMADDILTLEQLGRFDEAGLLSAMLRTTYSFFQIPLNAPLHGDLHEILGDMSASDVAAIAVHRPHEQLLFIPLNHVQYQLINMIDKGTKIENILSHIIQEMGFNDPLPILIDIIQMQILSIEP encoded by the coding sequence ATGGATAATCCGCCCAATTTCAAATATATTTTGGACAATATTGTCAATAGCATCAATTTAGGGCCAAATAGCATTGATGAACGCCTGTATAAAGGGCCAATAGACCGCGTATTTTTGGGCTTAATGGCTCATGCCAACACCATCAACCATGCGCGGTTGGTGGCATTGGAAGAAACTTTCCCCATGACCCGCACAGCGATGGGCGAAGATAATTTCAACCAAATTTCGCGAAAATATATTGAACTGCCGCATATACGCATATGTCATAATGGCGATATTGGACATGGCTTTGCAGATTATTTGCAGGAAGAAGGGCAAGATATTGCCATCATCGATCTGGCCAAAATTGAATGGGCCTGGCTCAAAAGCTATCATGCCATGGCCGATGACATTTTAACATTGGAACAATTGGGCCGGTTTGACGAAGCGGGCCTATTATCGGCCATGTTGCGAACGACATATTCATTTTTCCAAATCCCGCTCAACGCGCCATTACATGGTGATTTGCATGAAATATTGGGTGATATGAGCGCATCAGATGTTGCGGCAATCGCCGTTCACCGCCCCCATGAACAGCTGCTGTTTATCCCCTTAAATCATGTTCAATACCAGTTAATTAACATGATTGATAAGGGAACGAAAATTGAAAATATCCTATCCCATATTATTCAGGAAATGGGCTTTAATGACCCCCTGCCCATTTTAATTGACATTATCCAAATGCAGATATTGTCGATTGAGCCATAA
- the groL gene encoding chaperonin GroEL (60 kDa chaperone family; promotes refolding of misfolded polypeptides especially under stressful conditions; forms two stacked rings of heptamers to form a barrel-shaped 14mer; ends can be capped by GroES; misfolded proteins enter the barrel where they are refolded when GroES binds): MAAKDVKFGRDARERILRGVDILADAVKVTLGPKGRNVVLDKSYGAPRITKDGVSVAKEIELKDKFENMGAQMVREVASKTNDVAGDGTTTATVLAQAIVREGMKSVAAGMNPMDLKRGVDLAVAKVVENLKGRSKAVAGTNEVAQVGVISANGDTEVGEKIAEAMEKVGKEGVITVEEAKGLEFELDVVEGMQFDRGYLSPYFITNTEKMLTELDNPYILIHEKKLTNLQPMLPILEAVVQAGRPLLIIAEDIEGEALATLVVNKLRGGLKVAAVKAPGFGDRRKAMLEDIAILTKGEMVSEDLGIKLENVTVGMLGQAKRVTIDKDNTVIVDGAGDAPAIKARVEAIRAQVENTTSDYDREKLQERLAKLAGGVAVIKVGGATEVEVKEKKDRVDDALHATRAAVEEGIVPGGGTALLYATKSLEGLTGANDDQTRGIDIVRRALQAPVRQIATNAGFDGAVVAGKLLEQSDENFGFNASTDVYEDLVKSGVIDPTKVVRAALQDAASVAGLLITTEAAVAELPEDKSAPAMPDMGGMGGMGGMGGMGF, from the coding sequence ATGGCTGCTAAAGACGTAAAATTTGGCCGCGACGCGCGTGAACGCATTCTTCGCGGTGTTGATATTCTTGCCGATGCGGTAAAGGTAACATTGGGACCAAAGGGCCGTAATGTTGTTTTGGATAAAAGCTATGGCGCACCGCGTATCACCAAAGATGGTGTGTCGGTTGCCAAAGAAATCGAATTAAAAGATAAATTTGAAAATATGGGCGCACAAATGGTGCGTGAAGTTGCTTCAAAAACCAATGATGTCGCAGGCGATGGCACCACCACCGCCACCGTTTTGGCGCAGGCAATTGTTCGTGAGGGCATGAAATCTGTCGCAGCGGGCATGAACCCAATGGATTTGAAACGCGGTGTTGATTTGGCCGTTGCAAAGGTTGTTGAAAATCTAAAAGGTCGTTCAAAAGCAGTTGCAGGCACCAATGAAGTGGCGCAAGTTGGCGTTATTTCTGCCAATGGCGATACCGAAGTGGGTGAAAAAATCGCCGAAGCCATGGAAAAAGTTGGCAAAGAAGGTGTTATCACTGTTGAGGAAGCAAAGGGCCTTGAATTTGAATTGGATGTTGTTGAAGGCATGCAATTTGATCGTGGTTATTTGTCACCATATTTCATCACCAACACCGAAAAAATGCTGACCGAACTCGACAATCCTTATATCCTTATCCATGAGAAAAAGCTGACCAATTTGCAGCCTATGCTCCCCATTTTGGAAGCAGTAGTGCAAGCTGGCCGTCCATTGTTAATCATTGCCGAAGATATTGAAGGCGAAGCATTGGCGACGTTGGTTGTTAATAAACTTCGCGGCGGTTTGAAGGTTGCTGCGGTAAAAGCACCTGGATTTGGTGATCGCCGTAAAGCAATGCTTGAAGATATTGCCATCCTTACCAAAGGTGAAATGGTATCTGAAGATTTGGGCATTAAGCTTGAAAATGTAACCGTTGGCATGTTGGGTCAGGCAAAACGCGTTACCATTGATAAAGACAATACCGTTATTGTTGATGGTGCGGGCGATGCGCCAGCAATTAAAGCACGTGTTGAAGCAATTCGCGCACAGGTTGAAAATACCACTTCTGATTATGACCGTGAGAAATTGCAAGAACGTCTTGCCAAATTGGCAGGCGGCGTTGCAGTCATTAAAGTTGGCGGCGCAACCGAAGTTGAAGTGAAAGAGAAAAAAGACCGTGTTGACGATGCATTGCATGCGACACGCGCGGCTGTTGAAGAAGGCATCGTCCCTGGCGGCGGTACTGCGCTTCTTTATGCGACAAAATCTCTTGAAGGTTTGACCGGCGCAAATGATGACCAAACACGTGGTATCGACATTGTTCGCCGTGCGCTTCAGGCACCAGTTCGCCAAATCGCAACCAATGCCGGTTTTGACGGCGCGGTTGTTGCTGGCAAATTATTGGAACAAAGCGATGAGAATTTCGGATTTAACGCATCGACCGATGTGTATGAAGATCTTGTCAAATCAGGCGTGATTGACCCGACCAAGGTTGTTCGTGCAGCATTGCAAGATGCCGCTTCTGTTGCCGGTTTGTTAATCACCACCGAAGCTGCCGTTGCAGAATTGCCCGAAGATAAATCAGCACCTGCAATGCCCGATATGGGCGGCATGGGCGGTATGGGCGGCATGGGCGGAATGGGCTTCTAA
- a CDS encoding superoxide dismutase family protein, which yields MIDNIKNQSIGQKILFVAGMLMLSSCAVMDKPVSGQNNGESIAAKVKEQSAQYFAQAILYDGKNNVAGKALFSQNAGKVIMHIDVILSEEGLRGMHLHEKGVCEGPDFTSAGGHWNPAGRGHGTENPMGPHHGDLPNIMTLKMGKTKKTIILDKAEKIEDFYDADGTSIVIHAGPDDMKTDPSGNSGPRIICGVIRPI from the coding sequence ATGATAGATAATATTAAAAATCAATCCATTGGTCAAAAAATCCTATTTGTGGCGGGGATGTTGATGCTTTCATCCTGCGCGGTGATGGATAAGCCGGTAAGCGGGCAAAATAATGGTGAAAGCATTGCGGCAAAGGTGAAAGAACAAAGCGCGCAATATTTCGCCCAGGCAATTTTGTATGATGGTAAAAATAATGTCGCGGGAAAGGCATTATTTAGCCAGAATGCAGGCAAAGTCATTATGCATATTGACGTTATATTAAGCGAAGAAGGGCTGCGCGGCATGCATTTGCATGAAAAGGGTGTATGTGAAGGGCCCGACTTCACATCAGCCGGTGGGCATTGGAATCCGGCAGGGCGCGGGCATGGCACAGAAAATCCTATGGGACCGCATCATGGCGACCTGCCCAATATCATGACCCTTAAAATGGGAAAGACGAAAAAGACAATAATTTTGGACAAAGCAGAAAAAATAGAAGATTTTTATGATGCCGACGGCACATCAATTGTCATTCACGCCGGACCGGATGATATGAAAACCGACCCCAGCGGCAATAGCGGCCCGCGCATCATATGCGGTGTCATTCGCCCGATATAA
- a CDS encoding DUF2282 domain-containing protein, whose protein sequence is MNNILKITAAAASLTAAAALISTPAVAAGAKEKCYGVSLKGKNDCAAGPGTSCAGTSTVDYQGNAWKYVAKGSCVKMGGSLKAKAGNMAPKPKK, encoded by the coding sequence ATGAATAATATTTTGAAAATTACCGCCGCTGCTGCTTCTTTAACCGCTGCCGCAGCATTGATTTCAACCCCTGCGGTTGCCGCCGGTGCAAAGGAAAAATGCTATGGCGTTTCATTAAAAGGTAAAAATGATTGCGCCGCCGGTCCAGGCACAAGCTGTGCAGGAACATCCACCGTTGATTATCAAGGCAATGCATGGAAATATGTAGCAAAAGGCAGCTGCGTTAAAATGGGCGGTTCATTAAAAGCAAAAGCCGGCAATATGGCGCCAAAGCCAAAAAAATAA
- a CDS encoding PQQ-dependent sugar dehydrogenase yields the protein MWKHIRNLSILVIILALIFGWWLTRPDVAQYSTADLSGERPIIGEAREQTFPTINVANVDRWKKDESPIVAKGLTVTRFADDLDHPRNIIVLPNGDILVAETNKPPADGGGLTGMMARYLMGKAGAGVPSANRITLLRDANGDGVPEVRSKFVDGLNSPFGMAVVGDNFYVANTDAILRFDYKEGDTALSGKGEEIYKLNATAPNMHWTRNLIASPDGKKLYIAVGSNSNIGENGMDSEKGRAMIIEYDLEKKKAGTYSSGLRNPVGMDWDAEGQLWTVVNERDMLGSDLVPDYLAAVEFAADYGWPHHYWGGYTDYRVQPEMPEKRQYERRPDYALGAHTAPLGIAFEKYGLLGANYAGGAFIARHGSWNREPAAGYDVVFVPFKAGKPVGKPIDILTGFLDENGKAKGRPTIVAMAKDGSLLVSDDVGNIIWRVSKSK from the coding sequence ATGTGGAAACATATTCGTAATCTTTCAATTTTGGTCATTATATTGGCCCTGATTTTTGGATGGTGGTTGACCCGACCCGATGTCGCGCAATATAGCACCGCCGATTTAAGCGGCGAGCGGCCCATTATTGGCGAGGCGCGTGAACAAACATTTCCCACCATAAATGTCGCCAATGTTGATAGGTGGAAAAAGGACGAATCCCCCATCGTGGCCAAGGGATTGACCGTGACCAGATTCGCCGATGATTTGGACCATCCACGCAATATTATCGTGCTGCCCAATGGGGATATTTTGGTTGCCGAAACCAATAAACCACCTGCGGATGGCGGCGGCTTAACCGGCATGATGGCCAGATATTTAATGGGCAAGGCTGGGGCGGGCGTGCCATCGGCCAACCGCATCACCTTGTTGCGCGATGCAAATGGCGATGGCGTGCCAGAGGTGCGCAGCAAATTTGTTGACGGGTTAAATTCCCCATTTGGCATGGCGGTTGTGGGTGATAATTTTTATGTCGCAAATACCGATGCTATTTTGCGTTTTGATTATAAAGAGGGCGATACTGCCCTGTCTGGCAAGGGTGAGGAAATTTATAAATTAAATGCCACCGCGCCCAACATGCATTGGACACGCAATTTAATCGCCAGCCCGGACGGCAAAAAATTATATATTGCCGTGGGTTCAAACAGCAATATTGGCGAAAATGGCATGGATAGCGAAAAAGGCCGCGCCATGATTATCGAATATGATTTGGAAAAGAAAAAGGCGGGAACTTATTCATCCGGCCTGCGCAACCCTGTTGGCATGGATTGGGATGCAGAGGGGCAATTATGGACCGTTGTCAATGAACGCGACATGCTTGGCTCTGACCTTGTCCCTGATTATTTGGCCGCAGTTGAATTTGCCGCTGATTATGGCTGGCCACATCATTATTGGGGTGGGTATACCGATTATCGTGTGCAGCCCGAAATGCCGGAAAAACGTCAATATGAACGCCGTCCTGATTATGCGCTTGGCGCACATACTGCGCCGCTTGGCATTGCTTTTGAAAAATATGGCCTGCTTGGCGCCAATTATGCGGGCGGTGCATTTATTGCGCGTCATGGTTCGTGGAATAGAGAACCTGCCGCAGGTTATGATGTTGTTTTTGTCCCGTTTAAGGCGGGCAAGCCAGTGGGCAAGCCAATTGATATTTTGACCGGATTTTTGGATGAAAATGGCAAGGCAAAGGGCCGCCCAACCATTGTTGCCATGGCCAAGGATGGTAGTTTATTGGTCAGCGACGATGTGGGTAATATTATCTGGCGGGTATCAAAGTCGAAATAA
- a CDS encoding M48 family metallopeptidase, whose protein sequence is MRKISHLLLFALLCLAFAPVNPAHAVIDAEPSQTEIDDYRDLISQDVRLAGIGYRLAKANAAYCSQKMQYSGLILHDIAQYADPQFIRHIFPFTQEIEISGVVKDSPADNAGIAAGDGVINFGDNLWQWENHPAPTSWQKGFERLADFKQILRGAFNENAALSFMLQRGVTRQQFLIKSEQVCLSEFEVSSGGNLTAGANGIKIRISMGLMNYAPNDDELSVVVAHEMAHNLLRHRQFLKENGVSDGIGRIFGKSAKLRRGTEEQADRLAIWLIYNAGYDPQSAINFWIRYGKEHGQGIFTEPTHDRWKNRVKFINEEISAIHKMKLDNEKLMDEKGFVKLDPPLLSAFRIENILDDGAQQQ, encoded by the coding sequence ATGCGAAAAATATCCCATCTTTTGCTTTTTGCGCTTTTATGCTTGGCATTTGCGCCGGTTAATCCTGCCCATGCGGTTATTGATGCAGAGCCAAGCCAAACAGAAATTGACGATTATCGCGACTTAATTTCACAAGATGTCCGTTTGGCAGGCATTGGATATCGGCTGGCCAAGGCAAATGCTGCATATTGTTCGCAAAAAATGCAATATAGCGGCCTTATCCTGCATGATATTGCGCAATATGCCGACCCGCAATTCATCCGGCATATTTTTCCCTTTACCCAAGAAATTGAAATATCGGGCGTTGTAAAGGACAGTCCCGCCGACAATGCCGGCATTGCAGCAGGAGATGGCGTAATCAATTTTGGCGATAATTTGTGGCAATGGGAAAATCATCCCGCGCCTACTTCGTGGCAAAAGGGTTTTGAGCGGCTGGCCGATTTTAAACAAATTTTACGCGGTGCATTTAATGAAAATGCCGCCCTATCATTCATGCTGCAACGCGGTGTTACCCGGCAACAATTTTTGATTAAATCTGAACAAGTCTGTCTTAGCGAATTTGAGGTCAGCAGCGGTGGAAATTTAACCGCAGGGGCAAATGGTATAAAAATTCGCATCAGCATGGGTTTGATGAATTATGCACCCAATGATGATGAATTGTCGGTGGTGGTGGCGCATGAAATGGCGCATAATTTATTGCGCCATCGCCAATTTTTAAAAGAAAATGGCGTAAGCGACGGGATTGGCCGTATTTTTGGTAAAAGTGCGAAATTGCGGCGCGGGACAGAGGAGCAGGCGGACCGGCTGGCCATTTGGTTAATATATAATGCCGGATATGACCCGCAAAGCGCGATAAATTTTTGGATTAGATATGGCAAAGAGCATGGCCAAGGAATTTTTACAGAACCAACGCATGATCGTTGGAAAAATAGGGTAAAGTTTATCAATGAAGAAATTTCTGCTATTCACAAAATGAAGTTAGATAATGAAAAATTGATGGATGAAAAGGGCTTTGTCAAATTGGATCCGCCTTTATTATCTGCCTTTCGGATAGAAAATATATTAGATGATGGAGCACAGCAGCAATGA
- a CDS encoding DUF692 domain-containing protein produces MESKLTNPAPLPHDVGIGLKPDHYDNLLQHSSESNKVIYSPAWVELHPQNYIGPHGIWGGGPSHNWLAAIAEIYPLSFHSVALSLGSPDGVDREELRRLKQICARYSPASVSDHLSFSGNAHDRFADLLPIPYTAEMLTHFAAQVDIVQHELGRKILIENPSRYLAFTHDEMDETTFMDILCQLSGCGMILDINNVDVSCKNLGLSAYEYLGQINPEHVGEIHLAGHFVEHHDSGPLLIDDHGRAPNDDCWDLFSYYLSKSPPCPILIEWDNNIPQYDILMDEVKKARRIIEQAVNKQQAGQNG; encoded by the coding sequence ATGGAAAGCAAATTAACCAATCCAGCCCCCCTGCCACATGATGTGGGGATTGGTTTAAAACCAGACCATTATGATAACCTTCTCCAACATTCCTCGGAATCAAATAAGGTCATATACTCACCCGCATGGGTGGAGCTTCATCCGCAAAATTATATCGGCCCTCATGGTATATGGGGTGGCGGCCCGTCACATAATTGGCTAGCCGCCATTGCCGAAATTTACCCATTAAGTTTTCATTCTGTCGCCCTGTCCCTTGGTTCTCCAGATGGCGTTGACCGCGAGGAACTGCGCAGATTAAAACAAATTTGCGCGCGATATAGTCCCGCAAGCGTTTCGGACCATTTAAGTTTTTCAGGCAATGCCCATGATCGTTTTGCCGATTTACTGCCCATCCCCTATACCGCCGAAATGCTGACGCATTTTGCCGCGCAGGTTGATATTGTGCAGCATGAGCTTGGCCGCAAAATTTTAATCGAAAATCCGTCACGTTATTTGGCATTTACCCATGATGAAATGGATGAAACCACCTTTATGGATATATTATGTCAGCTTTCCGGATGCGGCATGATATTGGACATAAATAATGTGGATGTGTCTTGCAAAAATTTGGGATTAAGTGCCTATGAATATTTGGGCCAAATCAATCCCGAACATGTCGGCGAAATCCACCTTGCCGGCCATTTTGTCGAACATCATGATAGCGGCCCATTATTGATTGACGATCATGGCCGCGCGCCCAATGATGATTGCTGGGATTTATTTTCATATTATCTGTCCAAATCACCTCCTTGCCCCATATTGATTGAATGGGATAATAATATCCCGCAATATGATATTTTAATGGATGAAGTGAAAAAGGCGCGGCGCATTATAGAGCAGGCAGTTAATAAGCAACAGGCTGGCCAAAATGGATAA
- a CDS encoding L-threonylcarbamoyladenylate synthase, translating to MQRSNPQGKSQIFSPSAESYSRAVNLLRNGALVAAPTETVYGLAANAKDDEAVAAIYRAKGRPDFNPLIVHVPDMMAAQKLADFNPIAEKLAEKFWPGPLTIVAPLRHDAGVAAAVTAGLPTIAIRCPAHPVMQTLLRQSGLYLAAPSANKSGGISPTCAAHVDASLGQNVDMILDGGNCERGLESTIIRVIDEQIFILREGPITRNMLLTFAPVKIYAKNEDGVITAPGQLSSHYAPNKPLKLHATSANEDEFYIGFGKMKCDENLSVNGDMMEAAANLYAALHRADASEKNAIAIAPIFDDDIGAAINDRLQRAAAPR from the coding sequence ATGCAACGCTCAAATCCCCAAGGGAAAAGCCAGATTTTTTCACCCAGCGCCGAATCATATTCGCGCGCCGTCAATTTATTGCGCAATGGCGCTTTGGTGGCTGCGCCTACCGAAACGGTATATGGCCTGGCCGCCAATGCAAAGGATGATGAAGCAGTAGCCGCCATTTATCGCGCAAAGGGACGGCCCGATTTTAACCCGTTAATTGTGCATGTGCCCGATATGATGGCGGCGCAAAAATTGGCTGATTTTAACCCAATTGCCGAAAAATTGGCCGAAAAATTCTGGCCTGGTCCATTGACCATAGTTGCGCCCCTGCGCCATGATGCAGGGGTGGCCGCCGCAGTGACTGCGGGATTGCCCACCATTGCCATTCGTTGTCCGGCCCATCCGGTTATGCAAACATTATTGCGGCAAAGCGGGCTATATTTGGCCGCGCCCTCTGCGAATAAAAGCGGGGGGATTAGCCCGACCTGCGCCGCGCATGTCGATGCCAGCCTTGGCCAAAATGTGGACATGATTTTGGATGGCGGAAATTGTGAACGAGGATTGGAATCCACCATAATCAGGGTGATTGATGAACAAATTTTCATTCTTCGTGAAGGGCCAATTACACGAAATATGCTGTTAACATTTGCGCCAGTAAAAATTTATGCGAAAAATGAGGATGGAGTTATCACGGCACCTGGGCAATTAAGCAGTCATTATGCGCCTAATAAACCGCTTAAATTACATGCCACATCGGCAAATGAGGATGAATTTTATATTGGTTTTGGCAAAATGAAATGCGATGAAAATTTATCTGTTAATGGCGATATGATGGAGGCGGCGGCAAATTTATATGCCGCGCTGCACCGCGCTGATGCTTCAGAAAAAAATGCAATTGCCATCGCGCCGATTTTTGATGATGATATTGGCGCGGCGATAAATGATCGGTTACAACGCGCCGCCGCGCCACGGTAA
- a CDS encoding acyl-CoA dehydrogenase, translated as MSFTAPTQEQLFVLKHIAQIDQLAGHNAFSDASEDMVQAIVEGIGDFAAGEFAPLNRVGDMVGAQMKDGRVVMPQGYRDAYQHYVQNGWGTINAPAEFGGQGLPFTLAMAALDSLGAANMAFTLCPILSVGSIEAILHHGSDAQKEKYLPKLSSGEWTGTMNLTEPQAGSDVGALKSTATPRGDGTYAIAGQKIYISFGDHDMADNIVHLVLARTPDAPEGTRGISLFLVPKYRVNDDGSLGEENGVKTISIEHKMGLNASPTCVLQFGEDGESIGELIGPEFGGMRAMFTMMNNARINVGLQGVQIAEAATQAAISYAQDRVQSARAGAADKSSVTIIQHPDVRRMLMRMKAGTQALRALLYYSASKVDLASLGDEAAKEAVDILTPLAKTYGTDLGSEIASLCVQVHGGMGYIEETGVAQYYRDIRIAAIYEGTNGIQAADLVGRKMGMRGGDALKEHISHIINDAKKDGHDALSRLADACMRVCTSMVENNNIDDRLAGSYAFTTMLSVATAGWLMAQQLEAAKLVQSQEGDSPFLKSKIASAQYYLNVMVGEAMGLEHSALSGAQPLYALSAEEFAA; from the coding sequence ATGTCATTTACTGCGCCAACCCAAGAACAATTATTCGTCCTAAAACATATTGCCCAAATTGATCAATTGGCCGGCCATAATGCATTTAGCGACGCCAGCGAAGATATGGTGCAGGCAATTGTGGAGGGGATTGGCGATTTTGCGGCGGGTGAATTTGCGCCGTTAAACCGTGTTGGCGACATGGTTGGCGCACAGATGAAGGATGGCCGCGTGGTCATGCCGCAGGGATATCGCGATGCATATCAACATTATGTGCAAAATGGGTGGGGCACAATTAACGCCCCTGCCGAATTTGGCGGACAGGGCCTGCCCTTTACTTTGGCGATGGCGGCGCTGGATTCACTTGGCGCGGCAAATATGGCCTTTACCCTTTGCCCCATTTTGTCAGTAGGATCGATTGAGGCGATTTTGCATCATGGCAGCGACGCGCAAAAGGAAAAATATCTGCCCAAATTGTCCAGCGGTGAATGGACCGGCACCATGAATTTAACCGAGCCACAGGCCGGATCGGATGTTGGCGCGTTAAAATCCACCGCCACCCCGCGCGGTGATGGCACATATGCCATTGCAGGACAAAAAATTTATATCAGCTTTGGCGATCATGATATGGCCGATAATATCGTGCACCTTGTCCTTGCCCGCACGCCTGATGCACCAGAGGGAACGCGCGGTATTTCATTATTCCTTGTCCCGAAATATCGGGTGAATGATGATGGCAGTTTGGGCGAAGAAAATGGCGTAAAAACCATTTCAATTGAACATAAAATGGGGCTTAACGCCTCGCCCACTTGCGTCTTGCAATTTGGCGAAGATGGCGAAAGCATTGGTGAGTTAATCGGCCCAGAATTTGGCGGCATGCGGGCCATGTTCACCATGATGAATAATGCGCGGATAAATGTGGGCTTACAGGGCGTGCAAATTGCCGAGGCGGCGACACAGGCCGCCATTTCCTATGCTCAAGACCGCGTGCAATCGGCCAGAGCAGGCGCAGCCGACAAATCATCCGTCACCATTATTCAACATCCCGATGTGCGGCGCATGTTAATGCGGATGAAGGCGGGCACACAGGCGCTACGTGCATTATTATATTATTCGGCAAGCAAGGTTGATTTGGCGTCATTGGGCGATGAAGCAGCAAAGGAAGCAGTCGATATATTAACCCCACTTGCCAAAACCTATGGCACCGATTTGGGCAGCGAGATTGCCAGCCTATGTGTGCAGGTGCATGGCGGCATGGGATATATTGAGGAAACTGGTGTCGCCCAATATTATCGTGATATTCGTATCGCCGCCATTTATGAAGGCACAAATGGCATACAGGCCGCCGATTTAGTGGGCCGTAAAATGGGTATGCGCGGCGGTGATGCGTTGAAAGAGCATATTTCTCATATCATAAATGACGCGAAAAAAGACGGCCATGACGCGCTGTCCCGCTTGGCCGATGCCTGTATGCGCGTTTGCACTTCTATGGTGGAAAATAATAATATCGATGATCGCTTGGCGGGCAGCTACGCCTTTACCACCATGTTGTCGGTTGCAACGGCAGGCTGGTTAATGGCGCAGCAATTGGAGGCGGCAAAATTGGTTCAAAGCCAAGAAGGCGACAGTCCATTTTTGAAATCAAAAATCGCCAGCGCACAATATTATCTAAATGTGATGGTGGGTGAGGCCATGGGATTGGAACATAGCGCATTGTCGGGTGCACAGCCCCTATATGCCCTATCGGCAGAAGAATTTGCAGCCTAA